The Thaumasiovibrio subtropicus genome window below encodes:
- a CDS encoding AAA family ATPase, protein MTEVSSTAAFQSLNRYLESQVIGQPELVKQLLIALLADGHILVEGPPGLAKTRAVKVLSDCIEGSFHRLQFTPDLLPADLTGTDIYRPETGNFEFQAGPVFHSLLLADEINRAPAKVQAAMLEAMAEKQITVGKKTYTLPELFLVMATQNPIEQEGTYPLPEAQLDRFLLQLQVDYPDSESELNILRLNRGEALGITAEEPAHLTQEIIFAARHAVLNLHMAEDVEQYIIRLVMATREPKRYNDQLASWLQMGVSPRATLALDRCARAHAWLEGRDFVTPDDVMQMAYPVLRHRLLRSYEAQAEGVSPDRIIDELLKWVTSA, encoded by the coding sequence ATGACCGAAGTATCTTCAACAGCCGCCTTTCAGTCATTAAACCGTTATTTAGAGTCACAAGTCATCGGCCAACCTGAGCTGGTCAAGCAACTCCTCATCGCACTGCTAGCGGATGGCCATATCTTGGTAGAGGGGCCACCGGGTCTTGCGAAGACTCGCGCAGTCAAAGTGCTATCAGACTGTATTGAAGGCAGCTTTCATCGCCTCCAGTTCACCCCAGACCTTCTGCCCGCAGATTTAACAGGTACAGACATTTATCGCCCAGAAACAGGCAACTTTGAGTTTCAGGCTGGACCTGTTTTTCATTCTTTATTGCTTGCCGATGAAATCAACCGCGCCCCGGCAAAAGTGCAAGCGGCGATGTTAGAAGCGATGGCAGAAAAGCAGATCACGGTTGGTAAGAAAACCTACACCTTGCCTGAACTGTTTTTAGTCATGGCGACACAAAACCCAATCGAGCAAGAAGGTACCTACCCATTACCCGAAGCCCAACTCGACCGCTTCTTGTTGCAACTTCAAGTCGATTATCCAGATAGCGAAAGCGAACTGAACATCTTGCGCCTCAACCGAGGCGAAGCCTTGGGAATCACCGCGGAAGAGCCCGCTCACCTCACCCAAGAAATCATCTTTGCCGCGCGTCACGCTGTGCTTAACCTGCACATGGCAGAAGACGTCGAGCAATATATCATTCGTCTTGTGATGGCAACGCGTGAGCCCAAGCGTTACAACGACCAACTCGCAAGCTGGTTGCAGATGGGCGTCAGCCCGCGCGCCACACTCGCGTTAGACCGCTGCGCACGTGCCCATGCTTGGTTAGAGGGTCGTGATTTCGTCACCCCGGATGACGTGATGCAGATGGCTTACCCTGTACTTCGCCATCGCTTGCTGCGCAGCTATGAAGCCCAAGCGGAAGGCGTGTCTCCAGACCGTATCATCGATGAACTTCTGAAGTGGGTGACCAGCGCATGA
- a CDS encoding AEC family transporter: MMQQVVAILFPVFALVLVGYSVGRWLKPDFKPINRINMDAFVPALVFSSLATMPLDTQQLPLIYAALIASLLPGLLMLPICRVFKLNFKAWAPPHMFRNSGNLAIPLFTYTFGDTALAPAVLLFVVSACAHISIGLALLSNGNPLKQMMTMPVFLAAVAAMIFNLGNIPLWTPLYEATSLLGQAAVPVMLLSLGSQMTRMRLSGLGIGIFASLQSLLTGAVAFAVIYFLIPLPTLHLQMMVLFTMLPPAVMNYLFAERFNIEPNKVASMVLFGNFFSILSLPLLLLFALSL, encoded by the coding sequence ATGATGCAACAAGTCGTCGCCATTCTATTTCCTGTATTTGCTTTAGTCTTGGTCGGCTATTCCGTCGGGCGCTGGCTCAAACCTGACTTTAAGCCAATCAATCGCATTAATATGGATGCCTTTGTACCCGCACTGGTGTTTTCCTCTCTCGCAACGATGCCACTGGATACCCAGCAATTACCGCTGATTTATGCCGCTCTTATTGCATCATTGCTACCCGGGCTATTGATGTTACCCATCTGTCGCGTATTCAAGCTCAACTTTAAAGCCTGGGCACCACCTCATATGTTTCGCAACAGTGGTAATCTTGCTATTCCTCTATTTACTTACACCTTTGGTGACACTGCGCTAGCACCAGCCGTCTTACTCTTTGTCGTATCTGCCTGCGCCCATATTAGTATCGGGCTCGCACTACTCAGTAACGGTAACCCGTTAAAGCAAATGATGACCATGCCGGTGTTCCTTGCTGCGGTTGCAGCCATGATCTTTAACCTTGGTAACATCCCATTATGGACCCCACTCTATGAAGCCACCAGCTTACTCGGACAAGCCGCTGTGCCTGTCATGCTACTCTCACTGGGTTCACAAATGACCCGAATGCGATTAAGCGGTTTGGGTATCGGGATTTTTGCCAGCCTCCAATCTCTTCTCACTGGTGCGGTTGCGTTCGCCGTCATCTATTTTCTCATCCCTCTTCCCACATTGCATTTGCAGATGATGGTCTTGTTCACCATGCTGCCTCCCGCAGTGATGAACTACCTGTTTGCTGAGCGTTTCAATATCGAGCCCAATAAAGTAGCGTCCATGGTGTTATTCGGTAACTTTTTCAGCATTCTTTCGCTCCCTTTGCTTTTACTGTTCGCTCTATCGTTATAA
- a CDS encoding DUF4381 domain-containing protein, whose protein sequence is MPTDLPLADIHFPQAPSFWPLPASFWLVIIVSFMTIATVLFFAIRWQRSSTEKHAAKREALRILGKIKSEQSLTALNTLLRQTALSYFPRQEVASLQGKAWLHWLQRQGNNAQFADIESLWIATLYGTHQLSDREWQQCFDAAKQWLNSLDVNAIKGGHHV, encoded by the coding sequence ATGCCAACTGATTTACCACTTGCTGATATCCATTTCCCGCAAGCACCCTCATTTTGGCCACTACCTGCAAGCTTTTGGCTGGTGATCATCGTGAGTTTTATGACCATCGCGACGGTACTTTTTTTCGCGATAAGATGGCAAAGATCGTCAACAGAAAAACACGCTGCAAAGAGAGAGGCCTTACGCATTCTGGGCAAGATTAAAAGTGAGCAATCACTTACTGCACTAAACACACTGCTACGTCAAACAGCATTAAGCTATTTTCCTCGTCAAGAGGTCGCCTCATTACAAGGAAAGGCGTGGCTACACTGGCTACAGCGCCAAGGCAACAACGCACAGTTTGCCGACATTGAATCACTCTGGATTGCCACGCTTTATGGAACGCATCAGCTTTCTGATCGTGAATGGCAGCAATGCTTCGATGCCGCTAAACAGTGGCTAAACAGCTTAGATGTGAATGCGATAAAGGGGGGGCATCATGTTTAG
- a CDS encoding helix-turn-helix transcriptional regulator, with product MDMSPSIKDISSKIKAARVLCSKTQQQMADELKIARQTYLDIESGRTVPRVDALEKIARVTDFPLIWFLDSREKDTGYMNIKESKEVIDFLVTMSKLPSDSRRELLRSSRQMANLLLSYTSDSQIRQAG from the coding sequence ATGGATATGAGTCCTTCGATTAAAGATATTTCATCTAAAATTAAAGCAGCTAGGGTACTGTGCTCTAAGACGCAACAGCAAATGGCTGATGAATTAAAAATAGCAAGACAAACCTATCTTGATATAGAGTCTGGACGCACTGTACCGCGTGTAGACGCATTGGAGAAAATAGCACGAGTGACAGACTTTCCGCTTATTTGGTTTCTTGACTCAAGAGAGAAAGATACTGGGTATATGAACATTAAGGAAAGCAAAGAAGTCATTGATTTCCTTGTAACTATGTCTAAGTTGCCATCAGACTCTCGTCGTGAGCTGCTACGTTCTAGTCGTCAAATGGCCAACTTGCTACTGTCGTATACGTCAGATAGCCAAATCCGTCAGGCGGGATAA
- a CDS encoding helix-turn-helix domain-containing protein, with protein sequence MTEKAVLNRPSDAYLNELEFVFSELEDNVALSMSYVRRVLRLTPNILGDKFDGISQSTLLKYMQVSYSGRCPQHVLAAFSWVTMMPMAMFYHGPQLHRYYSGMNETSIKAIIEAARLPLDQFLSVLDIIIRVLTDKNREEHLAYRKTQQAVQALSYENMYPPQTLDIDAFAEDYYYSLAVVFKRLRVNSGFDAELMARVLGISVGQYEQLENERKVVSIGASLGARTILGFQLSGHTQFTSEMRVFPQFHLLRNAQQARDNLIVDVYRRLTSEQQLLVSELISSVSSLYR encoded by the coding sequence ATGACTGAGAAAGCAGTACTTAATCGGCCTAGCGACGCCTACTTAAATGAGCTGGAATTTGTCTTTTCTGAACTCGAAGACAATGTCGCATTGTCAATGAGCTATGTCCGTCGAGTTTTAAGGCTAACACCGAATATATTGGGTGATAAGTTTGATGGAATTAGCCAATCGACGCTGCTGAAGTATATGCAGGTCTCCTACAGCGGTCGTTGCCCCCAGCACGTTTTAGCCGCATTTAGTTGGGTGACTATGATGCCGATGGCCATGTTTTATCATGGCCCTCAGTTACACCGATATTATTCGGGAATGAATGAGACGAGTATCAAGGCCATTATTGAGGCGGCAAGACTACCTCTTGATCAGTTTCTTAGCGTTTTGGATATTATTATCCGAGTACTTACGGATAAAAATCGAGAAGAGCATCTGGCATATCGGAAGACTCAGCAGGCAGTGCAAGCGCTAAGCTATGAAAACATGTATCCACCGCAGACATTAGACATCGATGCCTTTGCAGAAGATTATTACTACTCCCTAGCCGTCGTATTCAAGAGGTTGCGAGTGAACAGTGGCTTTGATGCTGAGTTAATGGCACGCGTGTTAGGGATCTCTGTGGGTCAATATGAACAGCTTGAGAATGAGCGAAAAGTCGTTTCTATTGGTGCTTCTTTAGGCGCGCGAACGATTTTGGGTTTTCAGCTTAGCGGTCACACACAATTTACGTCAGAGATGCGCGTTTTTCCTCAATTTCACCTATTGCGCAATGCGCAACAAGCGCGAGACAATTTAATCGTTGACGTCTACCGAAGACTTACCTCGGAACAACAGCTGCTGGTCTCTGAATTGATCAGCAGCGTTTCATCCTTATATCGATAG
- a CDS encoding alpha/beta fold hydrolase, with protein sequence MENIILNRKKYRYTIHKNEATDQVAIFLLGALQDIESVENFSNSFSKTLTCITVEIPGTGCADPIEPTVTIREQAQLLLDFITHMKIEKAHVIGFSYATAIAVEICDLWSGAQSLSVSVGVPGIPCTGRKATKKVMAATMIDKQTFARSFVENLLSDNETIPRGKVIKKAMLKSISNLPDERLEMFYDNSVRLLMHTPTNLNLTIPSIICAGEHDPYCTTTLVKQFAKQVSNSRYHEIKAADHLAHLQHPEKVSNALILLASTSVHIEKTLPTLS encoded by the coding sequence ATGGAAAATATCATTTTAAACAGAAAAAAATATCGCTATACTATTCATAAAAATGAAGCGACAGATCAAGTCGCTATCTTTTTATTGGGTGCGCTGCAGGACATAGAATCTGTCGAGAATTTTTCCAATAGCTTTTCAAAAACATTGACTTGCATAACCGTAGAGATACCCGGCACCGGCTGTGCAGACCCGATAGAACCTACGGTTACAATACGGGAGCAAGCTCAGTTACTCTTGGATTTCATTACTCACATGAAGATTGAAAAAGCCCATGTTATTGGCTTTTCTTACGCGACAGCCATTGCGGTTGAAATTTGTGACCTTTGGTCAGGCGCGCAATCACTTTCTGTGAGCGTTGGCGTGCCTGGAATTCCATGCACTGGTCGAAAGGCAACGAAAAAAGTGATGGCGGCGACCATGATAGACAAACAAACGTTTGCTCGATCGTTTGTGGAGAATTTATTATCTGACAACGAAACAATCCCTAGGGGTAAAGTGATTAAAAAAGCGATGCTTAAATCTATTTCTAATCTGCCAGACGAGCGACTGGAAATGTTTTACGACAATAGTGTACGCTTACTTATGCACACACCAACAAACCTCAACTTAACTATTCCATCGATAATTTGTGCAGGAGAGCATGATCCTTATTGCACAACAACATTAGTCAAACAATTCGCAAAGCAAGTATCCAACTCTCGCTACCATGAAATAAAGGCAGCGGACCATCTCGCACATTTACAACACCCAGAAAAAGTCAGTAACGCATTAATACTGTTAGCATCAACGTCAGTACATATTGAAAAGACACTCCCCACATTAAGTTAG
- a CDS encoding MaoC family dehydratase, whose translation MKVTDILKHRSESLSKRHAVLMQKVTPIRDYWGELKLKANQSHLFDALLDGNKDESANEANAAPTLKVDAPKKPEIALKPEAQALFEELQEKLDTVIHTGDWITVDQERINQFGEVTEDMQWIHTDPERAETQSPFKTTIAHGFLTLALLPRLTDSVDPDNTLFPTAKMVVNIGLNQVRFPYPVKAGNRVRAVSTLSKVTPVRKGLEIEREIKVEIEGVRRPGCIVVSVIQLHF comes from the coding sequence ATGAAAGTAACCGATATTTTGAAACATCGCAGCGAGTCGCTTTCCAAGCGCCATGCGGTCTTAATGCAAAAAGTTACGCCCATTCGTGATTACTGGGGAGAGCTCAAACTCAAAGCGAACCAAAGCCACCTGTTCGATGCCCTCCTTGATGGCAATAAAGACGAGTCAGCAAACGAAGCGAACGCAGCGCCCACATTAAAAGTCGACGCGCCCAAAAAACCAGAGATTGCACTCAAGCCTGAAGCTCAAGCCCTGTTTGAGGAACTGCAAGAAAAACTCGACACTGTCATCCATACTGGTGACTGGATAACGGTTGACCAAGAGCGTATCAATCAGTTCGGCGAAGTGACTGAAGATATGCAGTGGATCCATACCGATCCCGAGCGTGCCGAAACCCAATCTCCGTTTAAAACGACGATAGCACACGGTTTTCTCACGCTCGCTCTACTGCCACGTTTAACTGACAGTGTGGATCCTGATAATACCCTGTTCCCCACTGCCAAAATGGTCGTGAACATCGGCTTAAACCAAGTACGATTTCCTTACCCTGTTAAAGCGGGTAACCGTGTTCGGGCGGTCAGCACCTTATCTAAAGTGACCCCCGTACGAAAAGGACTTGAAATCGAACGGGAGATTAAAGTAGAAATCGAAGGTGTTCGTCGTCCAGGTTGTATCGTTGTTTCAGTGATTCAACTACACTTCTGA
- a CDS encoding DUF58 domain-containing protein: MILPPHSDGINLSLAELMYYQRQSVRWLPPALSIWSQLSGQHLSHRKGRGMDFAEVRPYQQGDDIRAIDWRVTARTGKPHTKLFTEERECPVMLVVDLSTSMQFGSTLLYKSVQAAHMASLICWLTVANKDRIGSIVIGEHSLTECKPTARQQGPLSIINAMRQQQAFSVERATLRSASEDKTPAPLFTQTLSQLHQLCPKGSDIIVLSDFSQLNSHNERQFKQLSQHNRLTLVNIFDPLEQGDTAYRGQSWLSDLTQTLQVSFGMKSTRDALKFSFEQHCEHLAQLARSLRAPLFSVSAGDTLLSQLGGKDAN, translated from the coding sequence ATGATTCTTCCTCCCCATAGTGACGGCATCAATTTGTCGCTGGCGGAGCTCATGTACTATCAACGGCAATCAGTTCGCTGGTTACCTCCTGCGTTAAGTATTTGGTCGCAACTCAGTGGCCAACATCTCTCTCACCGAAAAGGTCGGGGAATGGACTTCGCCGAAGTACGCCCTTATCAACAAGGGGATGATATTCGCGCAATTGATTGGCGTGTCACCGCCCGCACCGGTAAGCCACACACGAAACTCTTTACAGAAGAGCGAGAGTGCCCGGTAATGCTTGTCGTGGATCTTTCAACCAGCATGCAGTTTGGATCGACATTGCTGTACAAGTCAGTACAGGCAGCCCATATGGCAAGTTTGATTTGCTGGCTCACCGTCGCAAACAAAGACCGAATTGGTTCGATTGTGATTGGCGAGCACTCACTTACTGAATGTAAGCCGACAGCACGACAACAAGGGCCGCTGAGTATCATTAACGCCATGCGCCAACAGCAAGCTTTCTCGGTAGAAAGGGCGACGTTGCGTTCCGCATCAGAAGATAAAACACCAGCGCCCCTTTTCACTCAGACACTGTCACAGCTTCATCAATTGTGCCCAAAGGGCAGTGACATTATCGTTCTTAGTGATTTCAGCCAACTGAACAGCCACAATGAGCGCCAATTTAAGCAGCTCAGCCAACATAATCGCCTGACACTGGTCAACATCTTCGACCCACTCGAGCAAGGCGATACGGCTTATCGTGGCCAAAGCTGGTTAAGTGACTTAACCCAAACCTTGCAAGTGAGCTTTGGGATGAAGTCGACGCGCGACGCACTCAAGTTCAGCTTTGAGCAGCATTGCGAACATCTGGCACAACTCGCTCGTTCTCTGCGCGCGCCACTCTTTTCTGTTTCTGCCGGAGACACACTGCTGAGTCAGTTAGGGGGAAAAGATGCCAACTGA
- a CDS encoding isocitrate lyase/PEP mutase family protein produces MNFTAMHRQETPLILANVWDAVSARLAEKQGFQAIGTSSAAIAAMLGYPDGEVMPFAQYRFMVERIEHVTCLPLTVDIEAGYSRDPKNIARHINQLAELNVVGINIEDSIMTPSRRRQLLDADQFASLLEATQGYLSASAKQMFINVRTDVYVTQQPNAVEATIQRAQRYAQAGANGLFVPFIESLSDIEAVAKQCLLPLNVMAMPDLPDFTTLSQVGVKRISMGNRYFEAMYNDLDKRLENMVHAQSCHNYLAQR; encoded by the coding sequence ATGAATTTCACGGCAATGCATCGCCAAGAGACCCCACTCATACTGGCGAATGTCTGGGATGCCGTTAGCGCTAGGCTAGCGGAAAAACAAGGTTTTCAAGCGATTGGCACATCCAGTGCCGCTATCGCGGCCATGTTAGGCTATCCAGACGGGGAAGTAATGCCGTTTGCTCAATATCGATTCATGGTTGAGCGAATTGAACACGTCACGTGTTTGCCACTTACCGTGGATATTGAAGCAGGTTACAGCCGAGATCCTAAAAACATCGCCCGCCATATCAATCAGCTCGCAGAGCTCAACGTCGTCGGAATCAACATTGAAGACAGTATTATGACCCCGTCACGACGCCGACAACTTCTCGATGCTGACCAATTTGCTAGCCTCCTTGAAGCAACGCAAGGATACCTTTCAGCCAGTGCCAAACAAATGTTCATCAACGTAAGAACAGATGTCTATGTCACCCAACAACCTAACGCGGTTGAAGCGACGATTCAACGAGCACAACGATACGCACAAGCAGGCGCAAATGGGTTGTTTGTACCTTTCATCGAATCACTCAGTGACATTGAGGCGGTAGCAAAACAGTGCTTACTCCCGTTAAATGTTATGGCGATGCCAGACTTACCCGATTTCACCACACTCAGCCAGGTAGGTGTAAAGCGGATCAGTATGGGGAATCGCTATTTTGAAGCCATGTATAACGATTTAGATAAACGACTAGAAAATATGGTGCATGCACAATCATGCCACAACTATTTGGCTCAACGATAA
- a CDS encoding vWA domain-containing protein, with protein sequence MFSFTHLWAFALIPVPFLLRWLMPAVQQVLSVRLARLPKGLAEVKQQPKLIPGLLIAAWLCLVVALARPVWLGEPISVPSEHRDVMLVVDLSGSMDIEDMTDKRGNAIDRLTAVKEVLSEFVANRQGDRLGLVVFADHGYLHTPLTLDIASLQQQIDQLVLGLVGQMTAIGEGIAIATKTFIESDAPQRVMILLSDGGNTAGVIEPVEAAELAAESDVTLYSVGVGADEMRVRRFFSYETVNPSWDLDEETLTNVAEMTGGQYFRARNQEELANIYNIIDALEPISEANQVWRPRHDLFMYPFAMFLTMFVVIMLLRRRYG encoded by the coding sequence ATGTTTAGTTTTACTCACCTCTGGGCATTCGCTCTGATCCCTGTGCCCTTTCTGTTGCGCTGGTTAATGCCGGCAGTCCAACAGGTACTGTCTGTGCGCCTTGCTCGCCTTCCAAAAGGGTTAGCCGAAGTTAAACAGCAACCCAAGTTAATACCCGGTTTGCTCATTGCCGCTTGGCTCTGTTTAGTCGTCGCACTTGCTCGCCCCGTCTGGTTAGGTGAACCGATCAGCGTGCCATCAGAGCACCGCGACGTCATGCTAGTTGTCGATCTTTCTGGCTCGATGGATATCGAAGACATGACCGACAAGCGCGGCAATGCCATCGATCGTCTCACCGCAGTCAAAGAAGTACTTAGTGAGTTTGTTGCGAACCGACAAGGCGATAGATTGGGATTGGTTGTGTTTGCTGACCATGGTTACTTGCATACGCCATTGACCTTAGATATCGCAAGTCTTCAACAACAAATAGACCAGCTCGTGCTCGGCCTCGTCGGCCAAATGACCGCAATTGGCGAAGGCATTGCGATTGCCACCAAAACCTTTATCGAGAGTGATGCGCCACAACGGGTCATGATTTTACTCAGTGATGGTGGCAACACCGCTGGCGTGATTGAACCCGTTGAAGCGGCCGAGTTAGCCGCCGAAAGTGACGTCACGCTTTACAGTGTCGGTGTGGGCGCCGACGAAATGCGTGTCCGTCGTTTCTTCAGTTATGAAACGGTCAATCCATCATGGGATCTCGACGAAGAGACCTTGACCAATGTGGCCGAAATGACTGGCGGCCAGTACTTTCGAGCGCGCAATCAAGAGGAACTCGCGAACATCTACAACATCATTGATGCGTTAGAGCCAATCTCAGAAGCCAACCAAGTCTGGCGTCCCCGCCATGACCTCTTTATGTACCCATTCGCAATGTTCCTCACCATGTTTGTCGTCATCATGCTGTTAAGGAGGCGCTATGGTTAA
- a CDS encoding VWA domain-containing protein, with protein sequence MVNFLYPLWLIGLIVAPVIYWLRQRHQQQSPLIATHLQQAHQQAKKTGLRNTKLPGLSAGWLTAGWVIAIFALSGPHWRQADAPVMQSDSARVLVMDMSLSMLGDDIKPNRASQAIFKIMDLLPTLSDGYTGVVSYAADGYVVSPLTHDTATIRSQLPNLSPAIMPLQGKNAAAGVEQAINLLTQAGYLHGDIVLITSGISEREQNAISDLLADTRYRFSAYPVSTTQGTPIFNLDGQMLTDNQGNTVVSRLVPSRLRSLSRDTGGLYMPFRNDNQDVERLSAFLMSQQQHTQEDNNASTLATQVINDGYWLVWLVAGIAMFAFRKGAIWMALLPLVLVQPQTAQAALWKNRETQAYEHLLNDEFEQAANLSDDPMLRGSALYKQGDFEAAVTAFETVGDGRADYNLANAYAQTGELEKAATLYRKVLDQQPDHQDARHNLDIVEDLLNQQAQDEQQQGNDQQQGDQQQDNPQNGDQQGEQSSKSQDTPSDNAQQDQQQGSDSQAPAGSDSNTEQPQDGAQGEQPSEPPQGDNSQTGQSQEANAENAESTQPEQQAADASEQTDSAEEDTSQQASAQQTDPSEQSDDEAEAPAASQTESGQLTEGNPVLNKLDQIPDDRATLLRNQLLLQARERPRPSSESTEW encoded by the coding sequence ATGGTTAATTTTCTCTATCCACTTTGGCTGATTGGGCTCATAGTAGCGCCCGTTATCTATTGGCTTCGACAGCGTCATCAGCAGCAGAGCCCCTTGATCGCAACGCACCTTCAGCAAGCGCATCAACAAGCCAAAAAAACAGGATTGCGTAACACCAAGCTACCCGGACTAAGCGCAGGCTGGCTGACCGCGGGATGGGTGATCGCGATCTTTGCGCTCTCTGGCCCGCACTGGCGGCAAGCTGATGCACCTGTGATGCAATCAGATAGCGCACGTGTCTTGGTCATGGATATGTCGCTCTCCATGTTGGGTGATGACATTAAGCCCAACCGTGCATCTCAGGCCATTTTCAAAATCATGGATCTGTTGCCCACGCTCAGCGATGGTTATACAGGCGTGGTGAGTTATGCCGCAGATGGCTATGTTGTCAGCCCTTTAACGCATGACACCGCGACGATTCGCAGCCAACTGCCTAACCTGTCTCCCGCTATCATGCCGTTACAGGGAAAGAATGCCGCAGCAGGCGTGGAGCAAGCGATCAACTTGCTAACGCAAGCCGGTTATTTGCATGGTGATATTGTGCTGATTACGTCTGGGATCAGCGAGCGCGAACAAAACGCCATCTCAGACTTACTCGCCGACACGCGCTATCGGTTCTCCGCTTACCCAGTATCGACAACACAGGGGACGCCCATCTTCAATCTCGATGGGCAGATGCTAACGGATAACCAAGGCAACACCGTAGTGTCTCGGCTCGTTCCTTCACGTCTACGGAGCCTAAGCCGCGATACTGGTGGGCTTTACATGCCTTTCCGTAATGATAACCAGGATGTGGAACGTCTGAGTGCCTTTTTGATGTCACAACAGCAACACACGCAAGAAGACAACAATGCCAGTACGTTAGCCACTCAAGTCATCAATGATGGCTATTGGCTAGTCTGGCTAGTGGCCGGTATCGCGATGTTTGCGTTTAGAAAAGGGGCGATATGGATGGCCCTCTTGCCTCTTGTTCTGGTTCAACCCCAAACGGCGCAAGCTGCACTATGGAAAAACAGAGAAACTCAAGCTTATGAGCACTTGCTCAATGATGAGTTCGAACAGGCCGCTAACTTATCAGACGACCCGATGTTGCGAGGAAGCGCGCTCTACAAGCAAGGCGATTTTGAGGCCGCTGTTACTGCATTTGAAACCGTTGGCGATGGCCGTGCAGACTACAACCTCGCCAACGCTTATGCACAAACCGGCGAGTTAGAGAAAGCCGCGACTTTATATCGTAAGGTTCTTGACCAGCAGCCGGATCACCAAGATGCCCGTCATAACCTCGACATTGTTGAAGACTTGCTCAATCAGCAAGCGCAAGATGAGCAACAACAGGGTAATGACCAACAACAAGGTGATCAGCAACAGGACAATCCTCAAAACGGCGATCAACAGGGCGAGCAGAGTTCAAAGAGTCAGGACACCCCTTCGGACAATGCCCAGCAAGATCAGCAGCAAGGGAGTGATAGCCAAGCGCCTGCGGGCTCAGATAGCAACACAGAACAGCCTCAAGATGGCGCACAGGGCGAGCAACCGAGCGAGCCTCCCCAGGGTGACAATAGTCAAACAGGCCAGTCCCAAGAGGCTAATGCGGAGAACGCGGAATCCACCCAACCCGAACAACAAGCCGCTGATGCTTCAGAGCAAACGGACTCTGCGGAAGAAGACACCTCTCAGCAGGCCAGCGCGCAACAGACGGATCCCTCAGAGCAATCGGATGACGAGGCTGAGGCACCCGCCGCCTCGCAAACAGAATCCGGTCAGCTCACCGAGGGGAATCCTGTCCTCAACAAACTTGATCAAATCCCTGATGACCGAGCGACCTTGCTACGCAACCAACTCTTGCTACAAGCGCGCGAACGTCCTCGTCCCTCATCGGAGAGTACAGAATGGTAA